CACTAATCCAGCATAGCCGTCTAAAAAACCTCTTTTTATAAAGTAGGTTTTAAAAAATGAAAATAGACCGTTAAAAAAGGCTTTGCTTGGAGATGAGCTTTTTTTGCCTGCATTGTCGGCAGCAAATGCGCTTGAGTAGCGGTCAAGTTTTATGATAAAGTCCGTGATAGTTGCGTATGGATAGTGTTTTACATTTCCTTGTATCGGCACTGTGTTAAAACCTTTTTCAATCACTTTTTCATGCACTCTCTCTTGTGTAAATGCTGTTTTTGTTTTATTAAAGAGCCTGACTATGATGTCATCTCCCCAACAGTGCTTCACTTGTGTATTTTTATAGTAGTTTTCTCTTAGGATAGTGTATATATTTTTATCGTTTAGCTCTACGGAGGTTAGATTTTTTATAAACTCATCCGATAAAACTTCATCCGCATCCAGTGAAAGTACCCAATCATTTTTTGCAAAACTGCAAGCCAGATTTTTTGTGCTGCCAAATCCCAAGAACTCGCCTTGAAAGATAGTAACATTTGGGTATTTTTTTGCAATCTCTAAAGTTTCATCTGTTGAGCCGTTGTCGTATAAAACAACATTTTCAAAAGATTTTAGAGAGGCAAGGGTTGCATCTATGGTAGAGGCTCCGTTTTTTACGATAATTACGCATGAAATGTTTTTAATCGACAACTGCTTCTCCTCTCAACCTTTTTTTTGCATTTTTTCTATCTTTATGCGCTTGTGACTGTTTTAGCGCAATTTTTATACAACTATCTTCGTCGCCGTTTATCAGTTTGCAATACTCTTTTATAATTGTCTTTAAATCATCATCTTTTGCCCAGAGTTTGGAGAAATTTTTTAGTCTCTCTTCTAAGCCTAGAGGTTTAAACTCCATTCGGTTAATGTCTACTATTTTAAATATATAACTGCCGTTTTCCTCTTTTATCAAAATATTGCCCGGAGAGTAGTCAAGATGAAAAATACCTTTTTCATGAAGCATAAATGTAAACTGCGATAAAGCCTTAAAAACAGCTTCCCTATTCTCAAAACCGGCATCTAACAAAGGCTCTCTTATCGTAAAATCATATTTGAAATTTTCGCTCACAAAATAGCTCTCATTGATTAGACCGAATTTTCTAAACTCTATATATCCTATGGGTTTTGGTACAAAATCCTTTATTTTTATGCTGTTTTCATACGACTTTTTTGCTTTTGAGTCTTTAAAAACCGTATAGACTATTTTGTTTATAGCGTTTGGTATTTTAAAAGATTTTACAACCAAACTCTCGTCCTCGAAATCGATAATTTTTATCTCGTTTCTTGCTTTGTGGATTGAGTCATTTGAGCTGTAAAAGCAGCTTTTAATATCTTTTATAAGTGCTTCGTATCTCTCGTTTATTGCTTTAAACTTCATTTTCTATCCTATATTGTGCTATAAAAATCCCTGCAAAAAGAGTAAAAAATGCAACTGAAAACTGTTCATGAAACATAGTTTCCACTAGACTTGAAACAGAGTAAACAGTAACAAAAATAACGGCTAAATTAGAATAAAACCTGTCGTGAATGTTGAGCTTTAAAAGGCTGTAGAATATCATAAGATAGAAAAATAGTCCAATCAACCCTAAATGAACCGCAGTTTGAATATAGAAATTATGGTAGCTTGGCATCTCTTTTAGGCACTCCATATTTTCATATTTTTTTGAAACTATATCTTTAAGAGTATCCATCTCGTTGGTTACACCGATGCCAAAGAGAGGATTATCTGAAAAAATTTCGCCTCCGATGCTCCAAACACCGATTCTAAGACCGATTGAGGTGCAGTAATTTTTATCATTGATGACTTTGTTTATATCAGACACGCCTATATCAAACCTTGCTTTAAAGTTAGGGCTGACTTGGTATGCCGCATAAAAAATAGATATAACTAAAAACAAGATGCCAAAAAAAGCTAAAATTTTATTTTTAATGTTTAAAAAGCCGACCATAAAAATAGATGCCGCAAATGCCGCCTGACCGGTTCTTCCTGCATTTATAAGAAGATTTATAGTTGTCGTTAGAAAAAAGAGAGAGTAAAATATTTTTATCTTTACGCTCTCTTCATAAAATATTTTATTTAAAAGAAGCAGCGATGTAAATGCCAAAAACATCGAGTATTGCGGATGATTCATAAATGGATTCGGAAATTCTAC
The genomic region above belongs to Sulfurimonas sp. and contains:
- a CDS encoding glycosyltransferase family 2 protein, producing the protein MSIKNISCVIIVKNGASTIDATLASLKSFENVVLYDNGSTDETLEIAKKYPNVTIFQGEFLGFGSTKNLACSFAKNDWVLSLDADEVLSDEFIKNLTSVELNDKNIYTILRENYYKNTQVKHCWGDDIIVRLFNKTKTAFTQERVHEKVIEKGFNTVPIQGNVKHYPYATITDFIIKLDRYSSAFAADNAGKKSSSPSKAFFNGLFSFFKTYFIKRGFLDGYAGLVIAFSHMATNFYKYIKLYELNKEQK
- a CDS encoding O-antigen ligase family protein; translated protein: MINIKKLTTYDYINYMFVLYAFLLPISRSSISILTALLFTLWLFTNNFKNSIDFLKSDKVIIYLLAFITFSILSLFWSDNIQSGFYYIRKYWYFLVIPVVASTIQKKYLEYALSAFLIGMLISEFISYGVFFELWSFKNATVEFPNPFMNHPQYSMFLAFTSLLLLNKIFYEESVKIKIFYSLFFLTTTINLLINAGRTGQAAFAASIFMVGFLNIKNKILAFFGILFLVISIFYAAYQVSPNFKARFDIGVSDINKVINDKNYCTSIGLRIGVWSIGGEIFSDNPLFGIGVTNEMDTLKDIVSKKYENMECLKEMPSYHNFYIQTAVHLGLIGLFFYLMIFYSLLKLNIHDRFYSNLAVIFVTVYSVSSLVETMFHEQFSVAFFTLFAGIFIAQYRIENEV